The Castanea sativa cultivar Marrone di Chiusa Pesio chromosome 4, ASM4071231v1 sequence TAGCTGATTATATTAGACAGAGATATGTTGAGTTATTTTCAACTAGTCATAACCAGTCTGTTCTTGCTGCCTGGAATCCTCCTTTTTGGAAAGCTCGGATTAGCGAAGAGGATGGTGCCAAGCTGGTGGGTACTGTCTCTGATGAGGAAATCGCGTCCGGTCTGTGGTCTTTAAAGGCTTTTGAAGCCCTGGTCTCCACCTGGGATTTTTCTAGCGATTTTGGTTATTGGTTGGGGCATCGGTTAGAGATGAAGTGAAGCGGATTTTCGTAACCAGCAAGATGCCAGAATATCTGAACCAAACTCTTATAACCTTAGTTCCCAAGTGCAATAATTTAGAGTCCTTCAACAACTACCGGCCAATAAGCCTTTGTAACACAATTTACAAGCTAGTGTCTAAGATATTAGTTGCAAGAATAAGGCCTTTCCTGGCTGACCTGGTCTCTCCTTTTCAGACTGCGTTTGTTCCTGGGAGGAAAGATATTGATAATGCCATTCTCCTACTTAGTCACTGAAGTGTTGTGTAAGGTTTGCAAACTTGAGTCTGAATTATGTTTACACTGTTAGGTGATATTAGTAATACTAAATGcaccaagagccttgtagcttagTGACATTCCCTGATCTACTTTATAAGGAGAGCCAGGGTTTTGAATTACCCTACCCCCACTTGTTGTAgcaattgaattatcaaaaaggTTTACTAAGTTTCCCCACTCCCTCTGCTGTTGTgtattgaaagaaaagaaaagcaggGGAGTTTGCATAGTTGTGTTGAAGTAGCTAAGTTTTTTTTGAAGCAAATGGTTGTAATAGGTCTGCATGATCCTCAAAAAGCATTTCCAGTCATCAAAAGTAGATAGTagctctttttcttcttatgaaCTGATTTGAATTATATCAAACATATTTTTGTTCAGTTTATTAGGGTCTGTTTGGCAGGTATGTTAtaacacattttcacacattttaaacaacattacatacatttctatacactttttcacccacacgtatatcaaaaacacccaaacaacataattcaaactactctaccaaacaccccttaaTTATTGTATGAATATTTAACTTCTCCATGCAGCTTTGTGATTGGTTGGATTTGTCTCTCAATCATTCTCTGCCATCTTCTCTTTTGATCCTTTCCAGGTAATTTGAAGCCTCACCATTTAATCTGCACACCCTCTTTGCATTCTGTACTCTAGGAAATCTATATTTTGTTCATACATATGTAGGGCTTTCGTTGTGTCAGGGAAGTTGAAGCTAGAGGAAGCTCCCCAAGCTACAATCTCTTCTCTGCCAGATGAGGTTACAGATACGGTTGGTGTTACAGCTTTGCCATCTGAAGATTCTGTGTCAGGAAGGAGGAGGAAACTGGAATATCTTGAGATGCAGGAAGAGCTAATCAAGGTTGatttttgttaatgtttttCTCCACATGCTCATATGAGCTAGTTTTGGTGATTGTCTAGGGTTTTGTGAACCATAAAATAAGTAATAGATTAACTAAATCATTTAGGAATAAGAAAATGGTTATTTAACTTTCAGTAATATGCGTAGTATCTGAATAAAATGGTGTCTAGTGCACAACAAGACTTCTGTCTCGAGGATTAATCCTTAGCAATTTCTTGAGCCTCAAGTACTCATCTTGAATTACTTGATTTGTGTTAACTTGAATTATaggaggaggaagagaaagaggaagaagggCAAGCCAGAATGAAGAAATCTAAAGCTAGCCAAGAGGACCTGGCACTGAAAGAGATGACTGGTCCAACAGCAAGAGAAGCACACGAACAAGCAAGAGAAAGAACATTAGAAAAACAAGAGCACCTCTGTGAACTCAGTCGTGCATTGGCTGTTTTGGCTTCTGCATCTGTAAGGACCGTGAATTAAGTGCTTTGAGTTGTTAAAATActgtttttcaatttattttctaaacatTTTCTAGTATTGTTGACCTGTAATTTGTTTCATCCCTTTTCTGTTTTTCCAGTCAGTAAGTAGAGAACGTGGAGAGTTTCTGAGCCTTGTCAATAAGgaggtatttatttattttaaactttgtgGAACTTGATCAAGATTAACATCTTTTCTGCACTTTTGTGTATTATGTTGGCTTCAAAGTTTCATTCATGGTAGTTATTAAGGATGTTGCACATAGAGGAGAATgttaaaatgaaagaagaaaacag is a genomic window containing:
- the LOC142631316 gene encoding uncharacterized protein LOC142631316, yielding MPFSYLVTEVLCKLCDWLDLSLNHSLPSSLLILSRAFVVSGKLKLEEAPQATISSLPDEVTDTVGVTALPSEDSVSGRRRKLEYLEMQEELIKEEEEKEEEGQARMKKSKASQEDLALKEMTGPTAREAHEQARERTLEKQEHLCELSRALAVLASASFFQSVSRERGEFLSLVNKEIELYNSMVEKETTDGEKDVMKAYRAAAAAREESVNADEVAEGEEVSSALIERVDVMLQNLEQEIDDVDAKIGDRWRLPDRLINITSTSKAFLRW